Below is a genomic region from Gloeocapsa sp. DLM2.Bin57.
CTGACTAGGAGATTATGAGTAGGTAGGTTTAGTTACTACATTTTGGTTGGGACTGGTTTAAAGCTAGGTACAACAATCTCGTCGTTTTGCTTAGTCAATTGATTGTACAGTCTTTCGGTATTGGGGAAATTAGCCGCGGGTAAAGTAGGGAAACGTCGATAGGGGACAGTATCCTCACCAAACACTTGCAGATACTCCATGCTATTAACCATGGCATTGATGAAAGCACGAATTCCTTGGGAAGCTAAAATCTGGTTATACTTCTGAATTTCGCGCTGATTGAGTGGAGCACGTCCGAGAAAATGTTTTGTGCCTAGTTCAATTACCTTGGTATTAGGGAAGGGAGTATAGAACTCTTTGATATATAGTTCAGAACAACCTAAAGCAGTAATAAACTCTCTCACGGTTATTTCACCGTTGCGTAACTTACTTTCTAGATTAGTGAATTGTTCTTTAACTAAGTAAGGTTCGATATCCCGCTCAAAGATCTGACGATAAGCCGCCATAACTAGATTTTTGAAAGCTACCTGATCCTGTAGATTAGTCAGTTTAAAGACTTTGCTCTGTTCACGTTGAGTGCTAACACCTTGTTTAATGCGGTTTTGAATGTCATTGTCAGAGCGAACCTCGGTAACCGCACCCAATTCGATAAAGCGGGGAGTTGTTTCGGGTTCAACTTTAACACCTACATCCAGACCAAGACTACCAGGTCTTAACTGACGTAATTGTAAGCCTGCAGGGGTTAAATAGCGCTCATAAGGTACAGTATCTTCCCCAAAAGCTTCGTTGTACTCAGGACTGTCGATAATCGCATCTACGAGAGCGTAGAAACCTTTTCTGGCACAGATATCAAAGTAACTATTAATCTCTTGACGACCATAGGTAGGACGACCCAATAAACGACGGTGGATATATTCGATCGCTTTGGTGATGTAGAGAGAAGACCAATACATACTGCGGAAGACTTCCGACTTAGCTAAGATACGGATAAATTCTCGTACAGGAATATCACCATTTTCTAAGCGAATTTCGGCAACTGAGAGACGTTGACCTTCATAGAGAAGACGTCCAAACACTTGACGGTAAGCAGCTTCGATTACCTTTTGAGTAGAGACTTCTGTCGCTTTGACGCTAGTACCATTACTCCCTCCACTATTAGGTAAAGTCGAGAGACGGAAAACTTTAGGACCTAATGAACCAGGATTTAAACCTCTGGCTTTGGGGTTGCTATTCTGGTTATAGATACCGGGACCACGATTGATTAAAATCCGTTTAGTATCTTTGTTGAATGGTGCAGGACGAGTATCGGGGTTACTAGTTTCTTTGGGGAAAATAGCGCCAAATTGAATCTCTAGGGGGTCATTACCTGAACCGTAAACGTGTTGATCTGGTAAGGGGCGATCGTATTTAGCAAAGGTGGTAATAAATTGGGGAACTTTGCGGAAGGGGGCGCTATAGTTAAACAAGTCTTGCTGCATCCCCCAGTTACGACATTCTTGAGCTTCTTGACCCAAACCACGAAGATAGGGGACAGTTTCTTCTCCAAAATAATCGGAGTATTCTTGAGAATCTACTAAAGCGTCGATTAAAGCTGCTAAACCTCCTTCTGAAACGATCGCAAAGTATTGTTGTACTTCTTCACGAGAACTAGGTCCACGTCCCAAAAAGTGACGGAAAGCTAATTCTAGAGCACGACTATTGATATATGGCTCAAAAAATTGTTGACGATAGAGAGGAGATTTACCTAAACGACGGACAAACTCTTTCATAGAGATATCGCCGTTTTTAACTTGAGATTCTAGATAAGAAATCGATTGACTGTAAGCTTTGGTAATATCTCTTTCAAAGATTTGGCGATAAGCTGCTTTAACTACTGCTTGTTTTTCTAAAGCTGAAAGTCCTGGTTTCATTACGAACTTTTGGCGTTTTTGAGCAGCGTTATAATAGCTCTGGGGTAATTCTAAGCC
It encodes:
- a CDS encoding photosystem I reaction center subunit X, with product MSVKASGGSSVASPQLYQTVPVSAISQAEQQDRFLENSELNELTTYFASGSKRLEIAETITENSDLIVSRAANRIFVGGSPMAFLEKPPVEEAPQMAMAGVGATTELKEGMKLGTVTYAESSSGGGGLFSGLRSLLSTTNTGATPPGFRPINIARYGPGNMQKSLRDLSWFLRYVTYAIVAGDPNILVVNVRGLREVIENACSTDATIVALQTMKACSVEYFRRDDEAKSIINQYFDVLISEFKAPTPSNKLRQRSKSDQQGLELPQSYYNAAQKRQKFVMKPGLSALEKQAVVKAAYRQIFERDITKAYSQSISYLESQVKNGDISMKEFVRRLGKSPLYRQQFFEPYINSRALELAFRHFLGRGPSSREEVQQYFAIVSEGGLAALIDALVDSQEYSDYFGEETVPYLRGLGQEAQECRNWGMQQDLFNYSAPFRKVPQFITTFAKYDRPLPDQHVYGSGNDPLEIQFGAIFPKETSNPDTRPAPFNKDTKRILINRGPGIYNQNSNPKARGLNPGSLGPKVFRLSTLPNSGGSNGTSVKATEVSTQKVIEAAYRQVFGRLLYEGQRLSVAEIRLENGDIPVREFIRILAKSEVFRSMYWSSLYITKAIEYIHRRLLGRPTYGRQEINSYFDICARKGFYALVDAIIDSPEYNEAFGEDTVPYERYLTPAGLQLRQLRPGSLGLDVGVKVEPETTPRFIELGAVTEVRSDNDIQNRIKQGVSTQREQSKVFKLTNLQDQVAFKNLVMAAYRQIFERDIEPYLVKEQFTNLESKLRNGEITVREFITALGCSELYIKEFYTPFPNTKVIELGTKHFLGRAPLNQREIQKYNQILASQGIRAFINAMVNSMEYLQVFGEDTVPYRRFPTLPAANFPNTERLYNQLTKQNDEIVVPSFKPVPTKM